The stretch of DNA GCCCACACCGAATAATTTAATATTCTCCTTGGCCGTCGATGAGCATGGAGGAATTGCACCACATACCGGCTACACAGACGTTCTAAGCCACGGAAGCATATGCGCAGCCATTGTTCGGAAGTACGCTCCAGATGTAAGAATAGGAAGTATAAAAATCTTGGACAGCACAACAAGAAAAGGGGACTGCGCAAATCTCGTAACAGCAATCTATTGGTGCATTGAGCATCATATAACCATTATTCATTTAAGCTTAGGAACAGTAGCCGCCTATGATTATCCGCCCCTGCTAAATGCAGTCAATGCCGCGTATCAGCACGGAATCATCATCGTCTCTGCCTGTAAAAATGGTAGTCCCAGCTCCTACCCTGCCTCCTTCTCCAATGCTATTGGTGTTCAATGTGATTGTGCTCTTGAAGCTGATGACTACTACGCGCGCGAACCGAATGATCATGGCATTGATTTTTCCGCTAGTGCTAAGCATAAAATACAGGAACTTATTCCCACACCCTTTCAAGGATCAACCCCAGTTTGTAATAGCTACGCTGCTCCAGTAATTACTGCAAGGGTTTATAATATATTGTCGAACTATCCGAACCTGACTTTAGATCAAGTCAAAAGAGAACTGAATAACACCAGCAGACAGGTTGTCTCCTCGTATAACCCTTTGCTTTATAAGCAGTCAGATTGGTTCCATCGTGTCAAGCTACTGGTCGTAAGTGACGCACCTGTACCTCTAGACAATCTACGTCAATGGAATGTAGATCACATCGTACCTGTTCAATCCGAGTCAGCATTGCAGAATCTGCTTTCTTCCAGCTCAGACAG from Paenibacillus sp. CAA11 encodes:
- a CDS encoding S8 family serine peptidase, giving the protein MVIAIIDDGVHAPTPNNLIFSLAVDEHGGIAPHTGYTDVLSHGSICAAIVRKYAPDVRIGSIKILDSTTRKGDCANLVTAIYWCIEHHITIIHLSLGTVAAYDYPPLLNAVNAAYQHGIIIVSACKNGSPSSYPASFSNAIGVQCDCALEADDYYAREPNDHGIDFSASAKHKIQELIPTPFQGSTPVCNSYAAPVITARVYNILSNYPNLTLDQVKRELNNTSRQVVSSYNPLLYKQSDWFHRVKLLVVSDAPVPLDNLRQWNVDHIVPVQSESALQNLLSSSSDSLPAAIHSSQLLHPDQWIAAATSPLIFLNRPHIQDWKAQKDRIYIPTLIDDYATRQPIHNERPVIAILQDISHSDYPLGSRLKEMFIQNHYSALYFSEFPIDILIGAVYIDNPEFYSYHCLNMAECLGADLLLMHTTMENIQTLHPDVILCDDSHASYLTNELRNDAQVIFTNSHSLEQLFHSLCAVICE